Proteins encoded in a region of the Falco rusticolus isolate bFalRus1 chromosome 10, bFalRus1.pri, whole genome shotgun sequence genome:
- the LOC119154218 gene encoding CMP-N-acetylneuraminate-beta-galactosamide-alpha-2,3-sialyltransferase 2-like isoform X2 has product MLGQRCMQVVLILCLLLVLWQCFRAPTDGLSPFPGPPLLLDTPATCCTAVANGSAWFNTHYDMAMGPLLKGTAHELSSDVVQWWLTLQGHPNSVQVQAIIQQLFTVFRVPTSALWDPSRCRTCAVVGNSGRLKGSGHGLQIDGHDWVLRMNRAKIAGFELDVGTRTTHHFMYPESAVNLRPGVHLVLVPFKPLDLQWVASAFSTGELTHTYVRVKRFIKADRNKVLILSPAFLKYIHDNWTQHHGRYPSTGFTALLFALHACQQVS; this is encoded by the exons ATGCTGGGCCAGAGGTGCATGCAGGTGGTGCTCatcctgtgcctgctgctggtccTGTGGCAATGTTTCCGAGCCCCCACGGATGgcctcagccccttccctgggccTCCGCTGCTCCTCGACACCCCCGCtacctgctgcactgctgttgCCAATGGCTCTGCATGGTTCAACACCCACTATGACATGGCCATGGGGCCTCTGCTGAAGGGCACAGCCCATGAGCTCTCCTCTGACGTGGTTCAGTGGTGGCTG ACGCTGCAGGGTCACCCAAATAGTGTCCAAGTCCAGGCCATAATTCAGCAGCTCTTCACTGTCTTCCGGGTCCCAACCAGTGCCCTGTGGGACCCGTCTCGCTGCAGGACTTGTGCAGTGGTGGGGAACTCGGGGCGGCTGAAGGGGTCTGGCCATGGCCTGCAGATCGATGGGCACGACTGGGTGCTGAG GATGAACAGAGCGAAGATTGCTGGCTTTGAGCTGGATGTTGGCACAAGAACAACCCATCACTTCATGTACCCAGAGAGCGCAGTGAACCTCCGGCCTGGTGTCCACCTCGTCCTTGTCCCCTTCAAGCCACTGGACCTGCAGTGGGTGGCCAGTGCCTTCTCCACTGGAGAGCTCACGCA CACATACGTGAGAGTGAAACGGTTCATCAAAGCTGACAGAAACAAG GTGCTGATCCTAAGCCCAGCTTTCCTCAAGTACATCCACgacaactggacacagcaccaTGGACGGTATCCCTCCACTGGCTTCACTGCCCTGCTCTTTGCCTTGCATGCTTGCCAGCAG
- the LOC119154218 gene encoding CMP-N-acetylneuraminate-beta-galactosamide-alpha-2,3-sialyltransferase 2-like isoform X1, whose protein sequence is MLGQRCMQVVLILCLLLVLWQCFRAPTDGLSPFPGPPLLLDTPATCCTAVANGSAWFNTHYDMAMGPLLKGTAHELSSDVVQWWLTLQGHPNSVQVQAIIQQLFTVFRVPTSALWDPSRCRTCAVVGNSGRLKGSGHGLQIDGHDWVLRMNRAKIAGFELDVGTRTTHHFMYPESAVNLRPGVHLVLVPFKPLDLQWVASAFSTGELTHTYVRVKRFIKADRNKVLILSPAFLKYIHDNWTQHHGRYPSTGFTALLFALHACQQVSVFGFGADSEGNWHHYWEKNRWSGAFRRTRVHDADVEFSLIETLAVEGRILFYK, encoded by the exons ATGCTGGGCCAGAGGTGCATGCAGGTGGTGCTCatcctgtgcctgctgctggtccTGTGGCAATGTTTCCGAGCCCCCACGGATGgcctcagccccttccctgggccTCCGCTGCTCCTCGACACCCCCGCtacctgctgcactgctgttgCCAATGGCTCTGCATGGTTCAACACCCACTATGACATGGCCATGGGGCCTCTGCTGAAGGGCACAGCCCATGAGCTCTCCTCTGACGTGGTTCAGTGGTGGCTG ACGCTGCAGGGTCACCCAAATAGTGTCCAAGTCCAGGCCATAATTCAGCAGCTCTTCACTGTCTTCCGGGTCCCAACCAGTGCCCTGTGGGACCCGTCTCGCTGCAGGACTTGTGCAGTGGTGGGGAACTCGGGGCGGCTGAAGGGGTCTGGCCATGGCCTGCAGATCGATGGGCACGACTGGGTGCTGAG GATGAACAGAGCGAAGATTGCTGGCTTTGAGCTGGATGTTGGCACAAGAACAACCCATCACTTCATGTACCCAGAGAGCGCAGTGAACCTCCGGCCTGGTGTCCACCTCGTCCTTGTCCCCTTCAAGCCACTGGACCTGCAGTGGGTGGCCAGTGCCTTCTCCACTGGAGAGCTCACGCA CACATACGTGAGAGTGAAACGGTTCATCAAAGCTGACAGAAACAAG GTGCTGATCCTAAGCCCAGCTTTCCTCAAGTACATCCACgacaactggacacagcaccaTGGACGGTATCCCTCCACTGGCTTCACTGCCCTGCTCTTTGCCTTGCATGCTTGCCAGCAG gtCTCTGTATTTGGCTTTGGAGCAGACAGTGAAGGGAACTGGCATCACTACTGGGAGAAAAACCGCTGGTCCGGAGCCTTTCGCAGGACAAGGGTCCATGACGCTGATGTTGAGTTCAGCCTCATTGAGACACTGGCAGTGGAAGGCAGGATTTTATTCTACAAATGA